The Calditrichota bacterium DNA segment GATATGATCGAAAATATGCCTGTCCGCAGCGTGCAGGACATCATGGCGCTGCAATCCGGTGTAATTATGATGGAACAGGGCAACAAAATCGCCGGATTCGAGACGCGCGGTATCGATCAAGTGCACGTCCGTGGCGGTCGAAGCGGAGAAATCGCCTACATGGTGGACGGAATGTACGTGGAAGACGCCATTTATGCGGGCATGGGAACCAGTGTCAACCGGGAGGCAATTCAAGAGTTGACCACAATTATCGGCGCTTTCGACGCGGAATACGGCGAAGCCCAATCCGCTGTGGTGAACATTGTCACTAAAGAGGGCGCGTCAAGTTACCACATGTCTCTGGAGTACAATACCAGCGAAATCACGGGACTGATTTCTGCCGCCGACGACGTGCGAAATGCGCACCAGATCATCGGTTCTTTTGGCGGTCCAATCCCGTTAATTAAAAATATGAGTTTTTTCCTTTCCGGCGAACAGAGTTACGGCGCTTATTCATCTTACGAGTTTGACAACCACGTTTACGATCCAACGCCGATAAAAGATATTATTAACAACCCCAATGATCCGCGCTATCAAAAGATTGCGGATCAAATCGAAAAAGGCATCATTACAGAAGTTGATAACATTAAACAATTGCGCAACAACAACGACTATTACTATGTCGGCGATGTTTTGCGTGAGTGGAGCACCGGCGCCTGGCGCAAGGCGTGGCGCTATCGTTCTGACTGGGACAATGATGGTTTTAATGAACTCATTGCCTGGGATAATTTCGCCGGCTGGAAAGGATTGGGGTGGAGAAAAAATTGGGATTTCTCCGGAAAACTTTCCTGGCGCGTCTCTCCGAACATCAAAATTATGATTCCGTTGCGCATGAATAGACGCGTGCAACAATCCTGGCAAGCAGGCTGGCAATACGCCATGCAAGGTCGGGATGTGTTAGATGACCGCACGGATCAACAGACTTTTATTTTTACTCATCAATTGTCACCAAAATTGTTTTATGAAATTCGCGCTTCGCGATTTTTCAAAGGACGCTCTTATACGATTCATGGCATTAACGGACATCGCTTAACGCCCGGACACGCGGATGAATTTTCCGATGCCTATCGCATTTTTTACGATGATCCGTCAATCAGCGTGGATTTTGGTCCGCAAGAGTATCCAACACGAATTTCCAACAATGGATTTTATGTTCCGATGACATTTGTGCGCTACGATACGATGACCGACGGCCGTGTGCGCCAAATTTATCGCGGCGCCGCCGAGCAGTATTGGAATTCCAACTTTCAGCAATCGATGCAATTTAAAGCCGATGTTACCTGGCAAGCGCATCGCTACCATCAGTTCAAAATGGGCGCGGAATACAAAACATTCGGCTGGGGTAATAAGCTGTTTGGCAAGGATGTCGGCGGAATTCGCTTTCTGGAATACCAGTATCCCTGGACGCGCGGATACCCGTCCTTTTATCACCTGAAGCCCGAAGAAGCGGCGGCGTACATTCAGGATAAAATGGATTTCAAAAATTTTATCGTGAATTTGGGCGTTCGTGTGGATTACGCAAATTCCAAAGGGAAAGCCTGGAAAGACTGGCAAGATCCGACCTCAGGCGTAGAGCAGGGCAAAAGAAAATATCAAATCAGCCCCCGCATCGGTGTAGGCCATCCGATTACGGATCGCGCCACTTTTCATTTTAATTACGGACATTTCTTTCAGGTGCCGGATTACCGCGATTTGTACACCAACCAGAATCTCGATTTGAACGCACCATCGCCATTCTTTGGCTGGGCGCACATGGACGCGCAGCGTACGATTTCGTACGAGATGGGCGTGGATTATCAATTCAGCGATTTCTGGAAATTTACCGTCGCGGCCTGGGCAAAAGAAAACAACGGCAATGCCGGAAGTTTTCGCATCACTGGGTTTGATCCCGATAGTCTGGGAGGTTATTCTTACGGTATTATCACTAACAATGATTTTGGAAGCTCCAAAGGTATCGACCTTTCTGTTGAAAAGCGACCCAGTGATAATTATTTTCTCGAGTTGCAATA contains these protein-coding regions:
- a CDS encoding TonB-dependent receptor, whose product is MRYPKFFLGLAVTLMAIAILSTSTVFGGTTGKVAGIVKDAETGDPLPGANIILERTTLGSATDVDGYYFIINVPPGRYTLRATMMGYKTQKVKIQINVDLTTKINFSLTPTVMDLGTSVVVTAERPLIEPEVTSKRATVTADMIENMPVRSVQDIMALQSGVIMMEQGNKIAGFETRGIDQVHVRGGRSGEIAYMVDGMYVEDAIYAGMGTSVNREAIQELTTIIGAFDAEYGEAQSAVVNIVTKEGASSYHMSLEYNTSEITGLISAADDVRNAHQIIGSFGGPIPLIKNMSFFLSGEQSYGAYSSYEFDNHVYDPTPIKDIINNPNDPRYQKIADQIEKGIITEVDNIKQLRNNNDYYYVGDVLREWSTGAWRKAWRYRSDWDNDGFNELIAWDNFAGWKGLGWRKNWDFSGKLSWRVSPNIKIMIPLRMNRRVQQSWQAGWQYAMQGRDVLDDRTDQQTFIFTHQLSPKLFYEIRASRFFKGRSYTIHGINGHRLTPGHADEFSDAYRIFYDDPSISVDFGPQEYPTRISNNGFYVPMTFVRYDTMTDGRVRQIYRGAAEQYWNSNFQQSMQFKADVTWQAHRYHQFKMGAEYKTFGWGNKLFGKDVGGIRFLEYQYPWTRGYPSFYHLKPEEAAAYIQDKMDFKNFIVNLGVRVDYANSKGKAWKDWQDPTSGVEQGKRKYQISPRIGVGHPITDRATFHFNYGHFFQVPDYRDLYTNQNLDLNAPSPFFGWAHMDAQRTISYEMGVDYQFSDFWKFTVAAWAKENNGNAGSFRITGFDPDSLGGYSYGIITNNDFGSSKGIDLSVEKRPSDNYFLELQYTYSVAKANQYYSWAGYWEGNTAESRAKKEYLYRYDTPHLLTGMFGFQFTKGQGPTLFGFKVLENFLMQFNMRIRSGYPYTPSVGGQGLEPNTARRPMVYNIDAVFRRDFYFGNSIRAGFIARITNLFNIRNVLQVYSETGSPSEPNPGYSKTNYSTNWDTPWHWSQGRRIDFGLRMEF